TGGGCGGGCCGTCCGCGCCGAACGCCATCTTGTACGCGCTCACCGCGCTCGACATGCACAGGCGGGAGTTGGTATCGATGTTGTTGGTGCGCACCAGCCCTTTGGCGAGCTTGTTGAAGACGTAGTAGTCCTCGGTGAGCAACTGACCCGATACGTAAAACGCCACCGCGTCGGGCCCATGGCGGCGGATGACCTCGGCAAAGCGCGACGCCACGGTGTCGAGAGCGGCGTCCCACGTCGCGGGCGTGCGCCCGGCATCTCGCGAGACGCGTATCTCGGGCGTCAGCACACGACCGGCAAGCGACTGCGCGGTGAGCGGCAAGGTCATGCCCTTGCTGCACAGCCGCCCGTAATTCGCCGGATGCGCCGGGTCGCCCCGCACACCGACGATGCGCTCGCCGTCGCTCTCGACGAGCATGCCGCAACCGACGCCGCAGTAACAGCAGGTGGTTTGCGTGATGGTTGTCATGGGCAGGCTCCGGCCGGATTCGATCGGCTGACGCCAGTCAGGCAGTCACGCCGCCGAGCGTCTCGGCGGCACCGCTGCCCGTCGTCTCGTCGAACGACAGGTACACCTCACCGGCGTCGATCCGCACCGGAAAGCGCCGCGCGCAGCCGATATCCGGCGCACACGCTTCGCCCGTCGTCAGACCGATGTTCCAGGCGTGCAGCGGACACGTCACCTTCTCGCCGTGCACAATGCCTTGCGAGAGCGCGCCGCCCTTGTGCGGGCACCTGTCGCGTAACGCGAAGACGCTGTCGCTCTCGGTGCGAAACAGGGCGATGTCGCCGCCCGCATGCGTCAGCACGCGCGTGCCCAGACGCGGAATCGCATTCACGGCGCACACATGCAGCCAGATCGGTTGGGTTGGGGCCATGACGGTCTCCTCAGGCAGTCGTGATTTCGGCAGCCGGCGCACTCGCCACCGTAAGCGGGCGGTACTCGTTGGCCTGCGTGCCGTCGATGCGCGCCTGCCACGGGTCGGGCAGGCCATCGAGCGAGAACAGCAGGCGCTCGTACAGCGCACGGCGATTCGCCGCATCGCTCACCACCTTCTGCTTCACGTAGTCAAGGCCCACACGGTCGATGTAGTGCACGGTACGGTCGAGGTAGTAGGCCTCCTCGCGATACAACTGGAGGAATGCGCCCGTGTATTCCTTGACCTCCTCTGCCGTCTTCACCTTGACGAGGAACTGCGCCACTTCGGTCTTGATGCCGCCGTTGCCGCCGACGTACAACTCCCAGCCCGATTCGACCGCGATGACGCCGACATCCTTGATGCCGGCTTCGGCGCAGTTGCGCGGGCAACCCGACACCGCCAGCTTCACCTTGTGCGGCGACCACATGTTCGCGAGCATGGTCTCCAGGTCGATGCCCATCTGCGTGCTGTTCTGCGTGCCGAAGCGGCAGAACTCGCTGCCCACACACGTCTTCACCGTACGGATCGATTTGCCGTAAGCGTGACCGGACGGCATGCCCAGATCGCGCCAGACGTTCACGAGGTCCTCCTTCTTCACCCCGAGCAAGTCGATACGCTGACCGCCCGTGACCTTGACCATCGGAATCCGGTACTTGTCGGCCACATCCGCGATACGGCGCAGTTCGCTCGCATTCGTCACGCCGCCCTTCATCTGCGGAATGACGGAGAACGTGTTGTCCTTCTGGATGTTGGCGTGCACGCGTTCGTTGACGAAGCGGCTTTGCGGGTCGTCAACGGCCTCCTTCGGCCACGTGCTGAGCATGTAGTAATTGAGTGCCGGACGGCACGTCGCACAGCCGTTCGGCGTGCGCCATTCGAGGAAGTCGAAAGCGGCACGGTGCGTAGTCAGGCGGTGCTCGCGCACGGCGCGGCGCACGTCGGCATGCGACAGGCCGGTGCAGCCGCACACGGCCTTCTCTTTCGGCGCCGCATCGTAAGTCGAACCGAGCGTGCTCATCAGAATCTGTTCGCACAGGCCGGCGCACGAACCGCACGAGCTGGCAGCCTTGGTGTGCTTCTTCACCTCGTCGAGCGTGAACAGGCCCTTCCCGGTGATCGCCTTGACGATGGTGCCCTTGCACACGCCGTTGCAGCCGCAGACTTCGTCGGTATCGGCCATGGCGGATGCGCGGTTCTGCCCCTGCGTGCCGACGTCGCCCACGCTCGACTCGCCGAACATGATGCGCTCACGCAGTTCGCCCAGCGTGCGCCCTTCTCGCAGCAGCTTGAAGTACCACGCGCCATCGGCCGTATCGCCATACAGGCAAGCGCCGACGAGCTTGTCGTCGCGAATCACAAGCTTCTTGTAGACGCCGCTGGCCGGGTCCGAGAGCACGATCTCCTCGGTGCCTTCGCCGCCGAGAAAGTCGCCTGCGGAAAACAGGTCGATGCCGGTGACCTTGAGCTTCGTCGAGAGCACCGAACCTCGATAGCTGCCGATGCCCATGAGCGCGAGGTGGTTCGCGCACACCCTGGCCTGCTCGAAGAGCGGCGCGACGAGACCGTATGCCACACCGCGATGGCTTACGCACTCGCCCACGGCGTAGATGCGCGGGTCGTAGGTTTGCAGCGTGTCGGACACGACGATGCCGCGCGCGCAGTGCAGGCCGGCGGCTTCGGCGAGCGCGGTGTTCGGGCGGATGCCGGCCGCCATCACCACGAGATCCGCCGCGATTTCCTCGCCGTTACCGAACTTCACGGCACGCGCGCGGCCGTGTTCGTCGCCGAGAATCTCCGAGGTCTGATGCGACAACCGGAAGGCCAGTCCGCGCGCTTCGAGCGACTGTTGCAGCAGCTTGCCCGCGGTGCAGTCGAGCTGACGTTCGAGCAGCGTGGACGCCAGATGCACGACGGTGACATCCATGCCGCGCAGCTTCAGGCCGTTGGCCGCTTCCAGCCCGAGCAGTCCGCCGCCGATCACCACCGCGTGACGCTTGACCTTCGCCGTCTCGATCATGATCTCGGTGTCGCGAATGTCGCGATAGCTGATGACACCGTCGAGATCCCGGCCCGGCACCGGGAGGATGAACGGAGTGGAACCGGTGGCGATGAGCAGACGGTCGTACGGCGCTTCGGTGCCGTCGGCACAACGCACGACGCGGCGCGGGCGGTCGATCTGCGTGACCTCCTTGCCCAGATGCAGCGTGATGCCCTTTTGCGCGTACCAATCGAGCGGATTGAGCACGATGTCCTTGAAGGACTGCTCGCCCGCGAGCACCGGCGAGAGCAGGATGCGGTTGTAGTTCGGGTGCGGCTCCGCGCCGAATACGGTGATGTCGTATTGGTCCGGCGCGATCTCAAGCAACTCTTCGAGCGTGCGGATGCCGGCCATGCCGTTGCCGATGACGACCAGACGAGGTTTGCCCATGCTGTCTTCTCCTGTTGCACCGCCCGAATCGCGCGCGGCGCCCGAAAAACAAAACGGCGTCCGTCCATGCCGAAGCACGGAGGGACGCCGTTGTCCTGAGGGTGCGTTGCGGGCGCTCCCGCCCGACGCCGCACCTGAATTCGTTGCCGGCGACGCCTTTGCCGCTGGCGTTATTGCTAACGCAACAAGCGTGCCAGGCAGGGCATTACCCCGGGCAAGGCGTTGCCGGACAAGGAGAAGACGGAAATTTGTCTATGGGAATCGTCCGAGAGTGGAACGAAATCTGCCGCACCGCACCAGTGCACGACGTGACGCCATCGCGCCACGCGCACCATCATGAGGCCTGCATCAGGGCGCGCCCGATGATGAGTTGCTGAATCTGCGTGGTGCCTTCATACAGCCGCAGCAGACGCACGTCGCGATAAAAGCGCTCGACCTTGTACTCGTTGATGTAGCCCGCGCCGCCGTGCACCTGCACGCCACGGTCGGCCACGCGCCCGGCCATCTCCGTACAGAAGAGCTTCGCACAGGAAGCGCGCATGCTGACGTCGGCATCGCGCGTGCCCGCGGGCTTCGCGTCGTAGCGCGCGGCGCAGTCCTGCACCATCGACCATCCGGCATAGAGTTCGGCCTGACTGTCGGCGAGCATCGCCTGCACCAGCTGAAAGTCGCCGATGCGCTGGCCGAACTGCTTGCGCTCGCGCGCGTACGCCACCGACTCGTCGAGAATGCGCTGCGCCATGCCGCACGCGAGCGCCGCCACGTGCAGACGCCCGCGGTCGAGCACCTTCATGGCCGTCTTGAAGCCTTGGCCTGCCACGCCGCCGATCACGTTCGCCGCCGGCACGCGCGCGCCTTGCAGC
This is a stretch of genomic DNA from Pandoraea faecigallinarum. It encodes these proteins:
- the nirD gene encoding nitrite reductase small subunit NirD, producing MAPTQPIWLHVCAVNAIPRLGTRVLTHAGGDIALFRTESDSVFALRDRCPHKGGALSQGIVHGEKVTCPLHAWNIGLTTGEACAPDIGCARRFPVRIDAGEVYLSFDETTGSGAAETLGGVTA
- the nirB gene encoding nitrite reductase large subunit NirB, with the protein product MGKPRLVVIGNGMAGIRTLEELLEIAPDQYDITVFGAEPHPNYNRILLSPVLAGEQSFKDIVLNPLDWYAQKGITLHLGKEVTQIDRPRRVVRCADGTEAPYDRLLIATGSTPFILPVPGRDLDGVISYRDIRDTEIMIETAKVKRHAVVIGGGLLGLEAANGLKLRGMDVTVVHLASTLLERQLDCTAGKLLQQSLEARGLAFRLSHQTSEILGDEHGRARAVKFGNGEEIAADLVVMAAGIRPNTALAEAAGLHCARGIVVSDTLQTYDPRIYAVGECVSHRGVAYGLVAPLFEQARVCANHLALMGIGSYRGSVLSTKLKVTGIDLFSAGDFLGGEGTEEIVLSDPASGVYKKLVIRDDKLVGACLYGDTADGAWYFKLLREGRTLGELRERIMFGESSVGDVGTQGQNRASAMADTDEVCGCNGVCKGTIVKAITGKGLFTLDEVKKHTKAASSCGSCAGLCEQILMSTLGSTYDAAPKEKAVCGCTGLSHADVRRAVREHRLTTHRAAFDFLEWRTPNGCATCRPALNYYMLSTWPKEAVDDPQSRFVNERVHANIQKDNTFSVIPQMKGGVTNASELRRIADVADKYRIPMVKVTGGQRIDLLGVKKEDLVNVWRDLGMPSGHAYGKSIRTVKTCVGSEFCRFGTQNSTQMGIDLETMLANMWSPHKVKLAVSGCPRNCAEAGIKDVGVIAVESGWELYVGGNGGIKTEVAQFLVKVKTAEEVKEYTGAFLQLYREEAYYLDRTVHYIDRVGLDYVKQKVVSDAANRRALYERLLFSLDGLPDPWQARIDGTQANEYRPLTVASAPAAEITTA